One genomic region from Triplophysa dalaica isolate WHDGS20190420 chromosome 23, ASM1584641v1, whole genome shotgun sequence encodes:
- the naa50 gene encoding N-alpha-acetyltransferase 50 isoform X1 yields MKGSRIELGDVTPHNIKQLKRLNQVIFPVSYNDKFYKDVLEVGELAKLAYFNDIAVGAVCCRVDHSQNQKRLYIMTLGCLAPYRRLGIGTKMLNHVLNICEKDGTFDNIYLHVQISNESAIDFYQKFGFEIIETKKNYYKRIEPADAHVLQKSLRSPCVPPAGELQKAD; encoded by the exons ATGAAAGG TAGCCGGATCGAGTTGGGGGACGTTACTCCCCACAACATTAAACAATTGAAGCGTCTGAACCAAGTGATATTTCCTGTGAGCTACAATGACAAATTCTACAAAGATGTTCTGGAGGTGGGAGAGCTCGCCAAGCTAG CATACTTCAACGACATTGCAGTCGGTGCCGTCTGCTGTAGAGTGGATCACTCTCAGAATCAGAAGCGACTCTATATCATGACATTGGGCTGTCTAGCACCTTACCGCAGACTTGGCATAG gAACAAAAATGCTGAACCATGTGTTGAACATTTGTGAGAAGGATGGCACTTTTGACAACATTTATCT TCACGTGCAGATTAGCAATGAGTCTGCAATTGACTTCTACCAGAAATTTGGCTTTGAGATCATCGAGACAAAAAAGAACTATTACAAGAGGATAGAGCCAGCAGATGCCCACGTTCTTCAGAAAAGCCTCCGCAGTCCATGTGTGCCCCCAGCAGGAGAGCTACAGAAAGCTGACTAG
- the naa50 gene encoding N-alpha-acetyltransferase 50 isoform X2, producing the protein MKGRIELGDVTPHNIKQLKRLNQVIFPVSYNDKFYKDVLEVGELAKLAYFNDIAVGAVCCRVDHSQNQKRLYIMTLGCLAPYRRLGIGTKMLNHVLNICEKDGTFDNIYLHVQISNESAIDFYQKFGFEIIETKKNYYKRIEPADAHVLQKSLRSPCVPPAGELQKAD; encoded by the exons ATGAAAGG CCGGATCGAGTTGGGGGACGTTACTCCCCACAACATTAAACAATTGAAGCGTCTGAACCAAGTGATATTTCCTGTGAGCTACAATGACAAATTCTACAAAGATGTTCTGGAGGTGGGAGAGCTCGCCAAGCTAG CATACTTCAACGACATTGCAGTCGGTGCCGTCTGCTGTAGAGTGGATCACTCTCAGAATCAGAAGCGACTCTATATCATGACATTGGGCTGTCTAGCACCTTACCGCAGACTTGGCATAG gAACAAAAATGCTGAACCATGTGTTGAACATTTGTGAGAAGGATGGCACTTTTGACAACATTTATCT TCACGTGCAGATTAGCAATGAGTCTGCAATTGACTTCTACCAGAAATTTGGCTTTGAGATCATCGAGACAAAAAAGAACTATTACAAGAGGATAGAGCCAGCAGATGCCCACGTTCTTCAGAAAAGCCTCCGCAGTCCATGTGTGCCCCCAGCAGGAGAGCTACAGAAAGCTGACTAG